The following coding sequences lie in one Rutidosis leptorrhynchoides isolate AG116_Rl617_1_P2 chromosome 6, CSIRO_AGI_Rlap_v1, whole genome shotgun sequence genomic window:
- the LOC139855412 gene encoding serine/threonine-protein kinase ATG1c-like isoform X1, whose translation MAQSSYRGRSVGDYVVGKQLGSGSFSVVWHARHMVHGTEVAIKEIQTGKLNKKLEESLMSEIDILRNINHPNIIRLHDMIKEPGKIYLVLEFCRGGDLSVFIHKRHGRIPKSTSVHFMQQLAAGLKVLRDNQIIHRDLKPQNLLLLTNEDNSMLKIADFGFARSLQPRGLAETLCGSPLYMAPEIMQLHKYDAKADLWSVGAILFQLVTGRTPFTGNNQIQLLQNIMKSTELQFPLDVKDLSPECVDLCRKLLRQNPVERLTFDEFFTHPFFTQTKPDELLRDIRPRRTTGGYSFPKSPGFKNKEENSQDDLPFTLDDDSSGPDGSPLVRRSPLRSTYGFSLDTETNRSDSSKDMEISSRYSSSRHKPDVIGFATANRRSSDGNLKESLRSIEHKPVNVRSKVVDSLELIDQDYVLVSGPLGDTSSLSSVSKVNKLDSKSPSKDIHSTSSAPLPIIGGPASKVRYTGSFESQGSAPSGTSHGSLDITVGLEQPPTDSMARIKSLHDCASAISELVNDKIEAGDRLEAFSIQLVILAIWKQALDICHTQAASAIKTSPSLEITTLNTNVNRELNSPDIQEFLESAKSPQDVCGHIERIFLGEVENAEELAKVIEPGNVGMPDAMETIFQAALNFGRHGAVKEYMGFVDDAWVFYSKAVCLLTFLLVEGPSLILNPPFSITNSDRYRLRTYIDFLNNRQSYSRSQRITTLPKGCDDQHSPSV comes from the exons ATGGCTCAATCTTCATATAGAGGTCGATCGGTTGGTGATTATGTTGTGGGGAAACAGTTAGGGTCCGGTTCGTTCTCTGTGGTTTGGCATGCGAGACACATGGTTCATGGAACCGAAGTTGCGATTAAAGAGATACAAACTGGAAAACTGAACAAAAAATTGGAAGAGAGTTTGATGTCTGAGATTGATATTTTGAGAAATATTAATCATCCGAATATTATTCGTTTGCATGATATGATCAAG GAGCCTGGCAAGATATATCTTGTTCTGGAATTTTGCAGAGGAGGCGATCTATCCGTGTTTATACATAAACGTCATGGTAGAATTCCTAAATCGACGTCGGTGCATTTCATGCAGCAGTTAG CGGCTGGTTTGAAAGTCCTTCGCGATAATCAAATTATCCATAGAGATCTAAAACCACAG aatctTCTACTCTTGACAAATGAGGACAACTCAATGTTGAAGATAGCTGATTTTGGCTTTGCGAG GTCTTTGCAACCTAGAGGTCTTGCAGAAACGTTATGTGGTTCGCCACTTTATATGGCACCAGAAATAATGCAACTTCATAAATATGATGCGAAG GCAGATTTATGGAGTGTTGGTGCCATATTATTTCAACTTGTAACTGGAAGAACGCCATTTACGGGAAACAATCAAATTCAG TTGCTTCAAAACATCATGAAATCAACGGAATTGCAGTTTCCTCTCGATGTGAAGGACTTAAGTCCCGAGTGCGTGGATCTGTGTCGAAAGTTACTGCGACAAAATCCAG TGGAAAGGTTGACTTTTGATGAATTCTTTACACACCCATTTTTCACCCAAACGAAACCTGACGAGTTATTAAG AGACATTAGGCCACGAAGAACTACCGGTGGATATTCTTTTCCGAAAAGCCCAGGTTTCAAGAACAAAGAAGAAAATAGCCAAGACGATCTTCCGTTTACTCTAGATGATGATTCTAGTGGACCCGATGGAAGTCCGTTAGTTAGGAGATCACCTTTGAGATCTACATACGGGTTCTCGTTGGATACTGAAACTAATAGAAGCGACTCGTCAAAAGACATGGAAATTTCTTCTAGATATAGCAGTTCTAGACACAAACCGGATGTTATTGGTTTTGCCACTGCAAATCGCAGATCGTCAGATGGAAATCTTAAAGAATCTTTGAGATCGATTGAACACAAACCGGTAAATGTGCGCTCTAAAG TAGTGGACTCGTTGGAGTTGATTGATCAGGATTACGTTCTTGTATCTGGTCCCTTAGGTGATACTTCTTCTTTATCAAGTGTATCCAAGGTGAACAAATTAGACTCAAAATCACCatctaaagatatccactcaacaTCTAGTGCACCGTTACCCATCATTGGTGGTCCCGCCAGTAAAGTCCGCTACACCGGGAGCTTCGAAAGTCAAGGCTCTGCACCCTCCGGGACTTCTCACGGGTCACTCGATATAACCGTTGGTTTAGAACAGCCACCAACTGACAGCATGGCGCGAATTAAGTCATTGCATGATTGTGCATCCGCCATTTCTGAACTGGTCAATGACAAG ATCGAGGCAGGAGACCGACTAGAAGCCTTTTCGATTCAGCTTGTGATCCTTGCAATATGGAAACAAGCACTGGATATATGTCATACACAGGCTGCTTCAGCTATTAAAACTAGTCCAAGCCTAGAAATAACTACTTTAAACACGAACGTTAATCGAGAACTTAATAGTCCCGATATTCAAGAATTTCTGGAAAGTGCCAAGTCACCACAGGATGTTTGCGGTCATATTGAGAGGATATTTCTTGGTGAAGTTGAAAATGCTGAGGAACTTGCCAAGGTTATAGAGCCCG GAAATGTTGGGATGCCTGATGCTATGGAAACAATATTTCAGGCTGCCCTGAATTTTGGCAGACATGGGGCT GTTAAAGAATACATGGGTTTTGTTGATGATGCATGGGTCTTTTACTCGAAAGCAGTGTGTTTGTTAACTTTTCTTTTAGTGGAAGGACCTTCACTAATTCTAAACCCTCCGTTTTCTATTACAAACTCGGATCGTTATAGGCTTAGAACATATATAGATTTTCTTAACAACAGACAAAGTTATTCAAGATCTCAACGGATTACTACGCTTCCCAAAGGTTGTGATGATCAACATTCCCCATCGGTTTGA
- the LOC139855412 gene encoding serine/threonine-protein kinase ATG1c-like isoform X2, producing MAQSSYRGRSVGDYVVGKQLGSGSFSVVWHARHMVHGTEVAIKEIQTGKLNKKLEESLMSEIDILRNINHPNIIRLHDMIKEPGKIYLVLEFCRGGDLSVFIHKRHGRIPKSTSVHFMQQLAAGLKVLRDNQIIHRDLKPQNLLLLTNEDNSMLKIADFGFARSLQPRGLAETLCGSPLYMAPEIMQLHKYDAKADLWSVGAILFQLVTGRTPFTGNNQIQLLQNIMKSTELQFPLDVKDLSPECVDLCRKLLRQNPVERLTFDEFFTHPFFTQTKPDELLRDIRPRRTTGGYSFPKSPGFKNKEENSQDDLPFTLDDDSSGPDGSPLVRRSPLRSTYGFSLDTETNRSDSSKDMEISSRYSSSRHKPDVIGFATANRRSSDGNLKESLRSIEHKPVNVRSKVDSLELIDQDYVLVSGPLGDTSSLSSVSKVNKLDSKSPSKDIHSTSSAPLPIIGGPASKVRYTGSFESQGSAPSGTSHGSLDITVGLEQPPTDSMARIKSLHDCASAISELVNDKIEAGDRLEAFSIQLVILAIWKQALDICHTQAASAIKTSPSLEITTLNTNVNRELNSPDIQEFLESAKSPQDVCGHIERIFLGEVENAEELAKVIEPGNVGMPDAMETIFQAALNFGRHGAVKEYMGFVDDAWVFYSKAVCLLTFLLVEGPSLILNPPFSITNSDRYRLRTYIDFLNNRQSYSRSQRITTLPKGCDDQHSPSV from the exons ATGGCTCAATCTTCATATAGAGGTCGATCGGTTGGTGATTATGTTGTGGGGAAACAGTTAGGGTCCGGTTCGTTCTCTGTGGTTTGGCATGCGAGACACATGGTTCATGGAACCGAAGTTGCGATTAAAGAGATACAAACTGGAAAACTGAACAAAAAATTGGAAGAGAGTTTGATGTCTGAGATTGATATTTTGAGAAATATTAATCATCCGAATATTATTCGTTTGCATGATATGATCAAG GAGCCTGGCAAGATATATCTTGTTCTGGAATTTTGCAGAGGAGGCGATCTATCCGTGTTTATACATAAACGTCATGGTAGAATTCCTAAATCGACGTCGGTGCATTTCATGCAGCAGTTAG CGGCTGGTTTGAAAGTCCTTCGCGATAATCAAATTATCCATAGAGATCTAAAACCACAG aatctTCTACTCTTGACAAATGAGGACAACTCAATGTTGAAGATAGCTGATTTTGGCTTTGCGAG GTCTTTGCAACCTAGAGGTCTTGCAGAAACGTTATGTGGTTCGCCACTTTATATGGCACCAGAAATAATGCAACTTCATAAATATGATGCGAAG GCAGATTTATGGAGTGTTGGTGCCATATTATTTCAACTTGTAACTGGAAGAACGCCATTTACGGGAAACAATCAAATTCAG TTGCTTCAAAACATCATGAAATCAACGGAATTGCAGTTTCCTCTCGATGTGAAGGACTTAAGTCCCGAGTGCGTGGATCTGTGTCGAAAGTTACTGCGACAAAATCCAG TGGAAAGGTTGACTTTTGATGAATTCTTTACACACCCATTTTTCACCCAAACGAAACCTGACGAGTTATTAAG AGACATTAGGCCACGAAGAACTACCGGTGGATATTCTTTTCCGAAAAGCCCAGGTTTCAAGAACAAAGAAGAAAATAGCCAAGACGATCTTCCGTTTACTCTAGATGATGATTCTAGTGGACCCGATGGAAGTCCGTTAGTTAGGAGATCACCTTTGAGATCTACATACGGGTTCTCGTTGGATACTGAAACTAATAGAAGCGACTCGTCAAAAGACATGGAAATTTCTTCTAGATATAGCAGTTCTAGACACAAACCGGATGTTATTGGTTTTGCCACTGCAAATCGCAGATCGTCAGATGGAAATCTTAAAGAATCTTTGAGATCGATTGAACACAAACCGGTAAATGTGCGCTCTAAAG TGGACTCGTTGGAGTTGATTGATCAGGATTACGTTCTTGTATCTGGTCCCTTAGGTGATACTTCTTCTTTATCAAGTGTATCCAAGGTGAACAAATTAGACTCAAAATCACCatctaaagatatccactcaacaTCTAGTGCACCGTTACCCATCATTGGTGGTCCCGCCAGTAAAGTCCGCTACACCGGGAGCTTCGAAAGTCAAGGCTCTGCACCCTCCGGGACTTCTCACGGGTCACTCGATATAACCGTTGGTTTAGAACAGCCACCAACTGACAGCATGGCGCGAATTAAGTCATTGCATGATTGTGCATCCGCCATTTCTGAACTGGTCAATGACAAG ATCGAGGCAGGAGACCGACTAGAAGCCTTTTCGATTCAGCTTGTGATCCTTGCAATATGGAAACAAGCACTGGATATATGTCATACACAGGCTGCTTCAGCTATTAAAACTAGTCCAAGCCTAGAAATAACTACTTTAAACACGAACGTTAATCGAGAACTTAATAGTCCCGATATTCAAGAATTTCTGGAAAGTGCCAAGTCACCACAGGATGTTTGCGGTCATATTGAGAGGATATTTCTTGGTGAAGTTGAAAATGCTGAGGAACTTGCCAAGGTTATAGAGCCCG GAAATGTTGGGATGCCTGATGCTATGGAAACAATATTTCAGGCTGCCCTGAATTTTGGCAGACATGGGGCT GTTAAAGAATACATGGGTTTTGTTGATGATGCATGGGTCTTTTACTCGAAAGCAGTGTGTTTGTTAACTTTTCTTTTAGTGGAAGGACCTTCACTAATTCTAAACCCTCCGTTTTCTATTACAAACTCGGATCGTTATAGGCTTAGAACATATATAGATTTTCTTAACAACAGACAAAGTTATTCAAGATCTCAACGGATTACTACGCTTCCCAAAGGTTGTGATGATCAACATTCCCCATCGGTTTGA